The following coding sequences lie in one Lysobacter capsici genomic window:
- a CDS encoding DUF418 domain-containing protein, with amino-acid sequence MSPVPSELAPIPERERLQALDALRGIALLGILLSNVSGFAGPLNALHEGIDPALRGSDRALSAFVYLVVRDKFWTLFALLFGMGFAVMLERARSAGRDFGAVYLRRSFGLLALGLVHAWLIWGGDILVTYALSAFALLALRSLSLDFWLKLGLTVYLGTIGYMLIIAAALTLPGVAEGDAADLARAQALRAAEVAAYAHGDYAAVTAQRLQFFFESTIAGWSMMLPLSLGLFLIGASLVRGGVIADPARYRWVLRALIVHGLPTGIVLTAISVAVDSAPSLAVFSASSIFAQTLHMLAGLPVALALIAAVVLGLHHGARWLRVFAPAGRMALSNYLSQSLIATWVLYHHGLNQWGRWSYTTLIVAALVLFAAQLAVSAWWLRRFRFGPVEWLWRAFAYGHWPSMRVRDQA; translated from the coding sequence ATGAGTCCCGTCCCGTCCGAACTCGCGCCCATCCCCGAACGCGAGCGCCTGCAGGCGCTCGACGCGCTGCGCGGGATCGCGCTGCTCGGCATCTTGCTGAGCAACGTGTCGGGCTTCGCCGGGCCGTTGAACGCATTGCACGAAGGCATCGATCCGGCCCTGCGCGGTTCGGACCGCGCGCTGTCGGCGTTCGTCTACCTGGTGGTGCGTGACAAGTTCTGGACCTTGTTCGCGTTGCTGTTCGGCATGGGCTTCGCAGTCATGCTCGAACGCGCGCGCAGCGCCGGCCGCGATTTCGGCGCGGTCTATCTGCGCCGCAGTTTCGGCCTGTTGGCGCTCGGCCTGGTGCATGCGTGGCTGATCTGGGGCGGCGACATTCTGGTCACGTATGCCTTGAGCGCGTTCGCCTTGTTGGCGCTGCGTTCGTTGTCGCTGGATTTCTGGCTGAAGCTGGGCCTGACCGTCTACCTGGGCACGATCGGCTACATGCTGATCATCGCCGCGGCGCTGACCTTGCCGGGCGTGGCCGAAGGCGATGCCGCCGATCTGGCGCGGGCGCAGGCGCTGCGCGCGGCCGAGGTCGCCGCGTATGCGCATGGCGACTACGCGGCGGTCACCGCGCAGCGGCTGCAGTTCTTTTTCGAGAGCACGATCGCCGGCTGGAGCATGATGCTGCCGCTGTCGCTGGGGCTGTTCCTGATCGGCGCCTCGCTGGTGCGCGGCGGGGTGATCGCCGATCCGGCGCGGTATCGCTGGGTGCTGCGCGCGCTGATCGTGCACGGCCTGCCGACCGGCATCGTGCTGACCGCGATCAGCGTGGCGGTGGACAGCGCGCCGTCGCTGGCGGTGTTCAGCGCGTCGTCGATCTTCGCCCAGACCCTGCACATGCTCGCCGGCCTGCCGGTGGCGCTGGCGTTGATCGCGGCGGTGGTGCTGGGGCTGCACCACGGCGCGCGCTGGCTGCGCGTATTCGCGCCGGCCGGGCGGATGGCGCTGAGCAATTACCTGAGCCAGTCGTTGATCGCGACCTGGGTGCTGTACCACCACGGTTTGAACCAATGGGGACGCTGGTCGTACACGACATTGATCGTGGCGGCGCTGGTGTTGTTCGCGGCGCAACTGGCGGTGAGCGCGTGGTGGCTGCGGCGGTTCCGTTTCGGGCCGGTGGAATGGCTGTGGCGTGCGTTCGCGTACGGCCATTGGCCATCGATGCGGGTGCGCGATCAGGCTTGA
- a CDS encoding FKBP-type peptidyl-prolyl cis-trans isomerase: MKIEKDRVVQFHYTVSEQGSEPLESSEGRDPLAILIGHNNIIPGLEKAMEGHEAGDKFEVDVVAADAYGVRQDGLTQRVPKKYFKDTKLEVGMQAVLQTNFGPRAVTIQKIGMSVVDVDLNHPMAGKDLHFAVEIVEVREAAKEEIEHGHVHGDGGHAH, translated from the coding sequence ATGAAAATCGAGAAAGATCGCGTCGTTCAATTCCACTACACCGTTTCCGAGCAGGGCAGCGAGCCGCTCGAGAGTTCGGAAGGCCGCGATCCGCTGGCGATCCTGATCGGCCACAACAACATCATCCCGGGCCTGGAAAAGGCGATGGAAGGCCACGAGGCCGGCGACAAGTTCGAAGTCGACGTGGTCGCGGCCGACGCCTACGGCGTGCGCCAGGACGGCCTGACCCAGCGCGTGCCGAAGAAGTATTTCAAGGACACCAAGCTGGAAGTCGGCATGCAGGCGGTGCTGCAGACCAATTTCGGCCCGCGCGCGGTGACCATCCAGAAGATCGGCATGAGCGTGGTCGACGTCGACCTCAACCACCCGATGGCCGGCAAGGACCTGCATTTCGCGGTCGAGATCGTCGAAGTGCGCGAAGCGGCCAAGGAAGAGATCGAGCACGGCCACGTGCATGGCGACGGCGGTCACGCGCACTGA
- a CDS encoding C40 family peptidase: protein MTTQTTRHNRKAATPQAPRATAQGLSARATQRLLLTASLAVCALPAFAQQSSALAATAGALPSATSLRNDSADAPEPSASNMLPEAMTLSDRALLLATDLNRLLGQGQDVALSKTDMPVAEQGRIKGMLQRALALLGTPYRWGGTSPDQGFDCSGLVGYVFRNALGIELPRVSREMAKTGEVIARDSMTEGDLVFFGRRGRVDHVGIYLGDGRFVHAPRTGKDVTVSSLDSGYWSGKFMEARRVDGI, encoded by the coding sequence GTGACGACCCAAACCACTCGCCACAACCGCAAGGCTGCCACCCCCCAAGCACCGCGCGCTACCGCCCAAGGCCTTTCGGCCCGGGCCACCCAACGTCTTCTGCTGACCGCCTCGCTGGCGGTCTGCGCCCTGCCCGCCTTCGCCCAGCAGTCCTCTGCGCTGGCCGCGACCGCCGGCGCCCTGCCTTCGGCCACTTCGCTGCGCAACGATTCGGCCGACGCGCCGGAGCCGTCGGCCAGCAACATGCTGCCCGAAGCGATGACCCTGTCCGACCGCGCCCTGCTGCTGGCGACCGACCTGAACCGCCTGCTGGGCCAGGGCCAGGACGTGGCCCTGAGCAAGACCGACATGCCGGTGGCCGAACAAGGCCGCATCAAGGGCATGCTGCAGCGCGCGCTGGCCCTGCTGGGCACGCCGTACCGCTGGGGCGGCACCTCGCCGGACCAGGGCTTCGATTGCAGCGGCCTGGTCGGCTACGTGTTCCGCAACGCCCTGGGCATCGAACTGCCGCGCGTGTCGCGCGAGATGGCCAAGACCGGCGAAGTGATCGCCCGCGATTCGATGACCGAAGGCGACCTGGTGTTCTTCGGCCGCCGCGGCCGCGTCGACCATGTCGGCATCTACCTCGGCGACGGGCGCTTCGTGCATGCCCCGCGCACCGGCAAGGACGTGACCGTGTCGAGCCTGGACAGCGGCTACTGGAGCGGCAAGTTCATGGAAGCGCGCCGGGTCGACGGGATCTGA
- a CDS encoding M4 family metallopeptidase translates to MAALGDTGARAGSELAFSSTSPAQADTTSAAERARQLLRNAAAKEVNLAASDGFVARDVMIDRDGTEHVRMERTYEGLPVIGGDMVVHSRNGELKSITQGDNMRTTARPSLKPGIGAEQARIEAGAKFDGTVASLDPAKLVVYARGGGEPTLAYQVGLQGARNGDQAPGVMSYFLDAHTGALLEAEDHFHTAAANGTGKTITLGNVGIVTNSVSGGFQLTDPSRGNGQTLDAKNSSSTFSAVAFSDSDNVWGNNTISDRASAAADAHYGVAATWDYFKTVHARNGIFNDGKGVKSYVHYGSNYFNAGWSGSYMVYGDGDSSNGNTPLVALDVAGHEMSHGVNTATANLGYYNIKDSGGINEANSDILGTLVEYSVGNAIDKGDYLIGEEVYPASQGATKALRLMFKQDADGRSVSCYPSGGFPASQTGKGAKYDPHFTSGVANRAFFLFAEGVTPQAGFSYTKAQLVCNSDTTIVGIGRAKAGAIWYRALTKYFVSSTTYPQARAGTLQAATDLYGANSTEYQTVARAWSAAGVN, encoded by the coding sequence ATGGCCGCACTGGGCGACACCGGTGCGCGCGCGGGCAGCGAGCTGGCGTTCTCCAGCACCTCGCCGGCGCAGGCCGATACCACCTCGGCGGCCGAACGCGCCCGCCAGTTGCTGCGCAACGCCGCGGCCAAGGAAGTCAACCTCGCCGCGTCCGACGGCTTCGTCGCGCGCGACGTGATGATCGATCGCGACGGCACCGAGCACGTGCGCATGGAACGCACCTACGAAGGCCTGCCGGTGATCGGCGGCGACATGGTCGTGCATTCGCGCAACGGCGAACTCAAGTCGATCACCCAGGGCGACAACATGCGCACCACCGCGCGCCCGTCGCTCAAGCCCGGCATCGGCGCCGAGCAGGCGCGGATCGAAGCCGGCGCCAAGTTCGACGGCACCGTCGCCTCGCTCGATCCGGCCAAGCTGGTGGTGTACGCGCGCGGCGGCGGCGAACCGACGCTGGCGTATCAGGTCGGTTTGCAAGGCGCGCGCAACGGCGACCAGGCGCCCGGCGTGATGTCGTACTTCCTCGACGCGCACACCGGTGCGTTGCTGGAAGCCGAAGACCACTTCCACACGGCGGCCGCCAACGGTACCGGCAAGACCATCACCCTGGGCAATGTCGGCATCGTCACCAACTCGGTCAGCGGCGGCTTCCAGCTCACCGATCCCAGCCGCGGCAACGGCCAGACCCTGGACGCGAAGAACAGCAGCAGCACGTTCAGCGCGGTCGCTTTCAGCGACAGCGACAACGTCTGGGGCAACAACACCATCAGCGACCGCGCCTCCGCCGCCGCCGATGCGCATTACGGCGTCGCCGCCACCTGGGACTATTTCAAGACCGTGCATGCCCGCAACGGCATCTTCAACGACGGCAAGGGCGTCAAGAGCTACGTTCATTACGGCAGCAATTATTTCAATGCCGGCTGGAGCGGCAGCTACATGGTTTACGGCGACGGCGATTCGAGCAACGGCAACACGCCGCTGGTCGCGCTGGACGTGGCCGGCCATGAAATGTCGCACGGCGTGAACACCGCCACCGCCAACCTGGGTTACTACAACATCAAGGATTCCGGCGGCATCAACGAGGCCAATTCCGACATCCTCGGCACCCTGGTCGAATACAGCGTCGGCAACGCCATCGACAAGGGCGACTATCTGATCGGCGAAGAGGTCTATCCGGCGTCGCAGGGCGCGACCAAGGCGCTGCGCCTGATGTTCAAGCAGGACGCCGACGGCCGCTCGGTCTCGTGCTACCCCAGCGGCGGCTTCCCGGCCTCGCAGACCGGCAAGGGCGCCAAGTACGACCCGCACTTCACCTCCGGCGTGGCCAACCGTGCCTTCTTCCTGTTCGCCGAAGGCGTCACCCCGCAGGCCGGCTTTAGCTACACCAAGGCCCAACTGGTCTGCAACAGCGACACCACCATCGTCGGCATCGGCCGGGCCAAGGCCGGCGCGATCTGGTATCGCGCGCTGACCAAGTACTTCGTCTCCAGCACCACCTACCCGCAGGCGCGCGCCGGCACCTTGCAGGCCGCGACCGACCTGTACGGCGCCAACTCGACCGAGTACCAGACCGTGGCCCGCGCCTGGTCGGCGGCCGGCGTCAACTGA
- a CDS encoding C40 family peptidase: protein MTKAAHYPGNIAPAPARGPRPWPALLAGLSLCVLLAACGGGKQIVRRGPAPQPPARVWPHVEPENPGASNAVLMRAISLVGTPYRYGGNTPDSGFDCSGLVNYVYRDMLALNLPRTSRDLAGYQGPKIEPTRLASGDLVFFGSAGNVSHVGIYVGEGRFVHAPSTGGTVRLDRLDGPYWRDHYSGAKRVLRKN from the coding sequence GTGACGAAGGCCGCGCATTATCCCGGCAACATCGCTCCCGCGCCAGCACGCGGGCCACGGCCGTGGCCGGCGCTGCTCGCCGGGCTGAGCCTGTGCGTGCTGCTCGCGGCCTGCGGCGGCGGCAAGCAGATCGTCCGCCGCGGCCCGGCCCCGCAGCCGCCGGCGCGGGTCTGGCCGCACGTCGAGCCGGAAAACCCGGGTGCCTCCAACGCCGTGCTGATGCGGGCGATCAGCCTGGTCGGCACGCCGTACCGCTACGGCGGCAACACCCCCGACAGCGGCTTCGACTGCAGCGGCCTGGTCAACTACGTCTACCGCGACATGCTGGCGCTCAACCTGCCGCGCACCTCGCGCGATCTGGCCGGCTACCAGGGCCCCAAGATCGAGCCGACCCGGCTGGCCTCGGGCGACCTGGTGTTCTTCGGCAGCGCGGGCAACGTCAGCCACGTCGGCATCTATGTCGGCGAAGGCCGCTTCGTCCACGCCCCCAGCACCGGCGGCACGGTCCGCCTGGACCGGCTCGACGGCCCGTACTGGCGCGACCACTACAGCGGTGCCAAACGGGTTCTCAGAAAGAACTGA